Proteins from a genomic interval of Odontesthes bonariensis isolate fOdoBon6 chromosome 7, fOdoBon6.hap1, whole genome shotgun sequence:
- the LOC142384660 gene encoding kelch repeat and BTB domain-containing protein 13, translating into MKALWEYFMNLIEWIALWFQYGLRRLLGAFPIVNNWVASPGIIDKGLCQADSEEWKTNEALRTYHHGDGNETKVTVQTSTHAFHVALQRLSECSEYFRALSQSRMRETSESLIHLDHIPASIFRNLLEFSFNRNFKVPREELGKHIQVSSYLLAEAFLSRCLSVLADELSPSNCLSYLSLAQEIFCVELKMTVLTYLSRNLLELPHIIRCVNDEEKEEVVNMRTQGEQHLCSLRKENLTSWNDPETEQARHIFTLKGPEDSRDWHPVTELPFRADKWCFTTVVLYNYLYVIGGYRQRKKRGWEFSMASFRYNPFTHSWVTTSPLIKHRRHFSAVACEGCIYAVGGWYLDYLVTPDSSTALYTAVECYDPWKDTWRFVSSLPLTDFQFTLSMSHDAPLATSLGHCIYVLGSIQRTGEKLLLQYNTNQNLWSELLPTLTRADVNLPTLYFLGATDQLLVIGGNNSENVVTSFCVQSKKWGQVHRAEKLAFAGQGTVVLDELLMPSIEHNTVMKMDLQTLSVTALPRLPIPTRYEATFHLYF; encoded by the exons ATGAAAGCTCTCTGGGAATATTTTATGAATCTCATCGAGTGGATAGCCTTGTGGTTCCAATATGGTCTTAGAAGACTTTTGGGTGCTTTTCCAATAGTAAACAATTGGGTAGCATCACCAGGTATCATAGATAAAGGATTGTGTCAAGCAGACTCAGAAGAATGGAAAACCAATGAGGCGCTCCGTACATATCACcatggagatggaaatgaaaCCAAGGTTACAGTCCAAACCAGCACACATGCTTTTCAT GTGGCTCTCCAAAGACTTTCAGAGTGCAGCGAGTACTTCCGGGCCTTGTCCCAGTCGAGAATGAGAGAGACCTCAGAGAGCCTCATTCATCTGGACCACATTCCTGCCTCTATTTTCCGCAATCTCCTTGAGTTCTCCTTTAATCGTAATTTTAAAGTTCCTCGAGAAGAGCTGGGAAAACACATCCAG GTAAGCAGCTATCTCTTAGCTGAGGCCTTCCTCTCGAGGTGCCTGTCAGTCCTGGCAGATGAACTCAGTCCATCCAACTGTTTGTCATACCTGAGTCTTGCTCAGGAGATCTTCTGTGTAGAGCTGAAGATGACTGTACTCACTTATCTGAGCAGAAACCTTCTGGAGCTGCCGCACATCATCAG ATGTGTGAATgatgaggagaaggaggaagtaGTGAATATGAGGACACAAGGAGAGCAACATCTGTGCAGCCTACGGAAGGAGAACCTGACTTCATGGAATGACCCAGAAACAGAACAAGCCCGTCACATTTTTACCCTGAAagggccagaggacagcagagatTGGCACCCAGTTACAGAGCTTCCTTTTAGGGCTGATAAGTGGTGTTTTACTACAGTGGTGCTTTATAACTATCTGTATGTCATAGGAGGCTACAGGCAGCGTAAAAAGAGAGGCTGGGAGTTCAGTATGGCTTCCTTTAGGTATAATCCCTTTACTCATTCGTGGGTCACCACATCACCTCTGATAAAG CACAGAAGGCACTTCAGTGCAGTGGCCTGTGAAGGCTGTATTTACGCCGTGGGAGGCTGGTACCTAGACTACCTGGTAACTCCAGACTCCAGCACAGCGCTTTACACAGCTGTAGAGTGCTATGATCCATGGAAGGACACTTGGAG GTTTGTGTCCTCATTGCCCCTCACTGACTTCCAGTTCACCTTGTCCATGTCCCATGATGCCCCCCTTGCAACCAGCCTTGGACACTGTATTTATGTGCTGGGTAGCATCCAGAGGACTGGAGAGAAATTACTGTTGCAGTACAACACAAATCAAA ACTTGTGGTCTGAACTGCTCCCCACCCTCACCAGAGCAGATGTAAACCTCCCTACTCTTTATTTCCTGGGGGCTACCGACCAGCTGCTTGTCATTGGTGGGAACAACTCAGAGAATGTGGTGACATCATTCTGTGTGCAGTCAAAGAAGTGGGGACAG GTGCACAGGGCAGAGAAATTGGCCTTTGCCGGGCAGGGGACAGTTGTACTGGACGAGCTCCTGATGCCCAGTATAGAGCACAACACTGTCATGAAGATGGATCTCCAAACCCTCTCTGTGACAGCTCTTCCACGCTTGCCTATCCCCACTCGCTACGAGGCTACCTTTCATCTTTACTTCTAA
- the bend7 gene encoding BEN domain-containing protein 7 has protein sequence MELGGRKRRRKSQSFKLVTDEDSDPSYIMNSSCKYANGETKDAAVPDVWLGDKGMEIKKQITGMMRLLSDKTGRVYQRVGTEQESSTSGPQDRHLNWIQQPPILPLVSEDHQSNNWSSAGDREASSSSTSTPIPNGPGCGQYSTCSRPLRILNNTKDLIKANEANDVLPPAVQEAPCCMCNCKGTLTAILQELRTMRRLMQTQKVSFERQEQAASSCQPRLGPASTSRFMPRKRRPIYKMAPLSVFSNRRPALSSLGAPGLKAAPAESGKSEESEKLDSATPNSHPVSCDVSVLPSQNNPAVVCNAQNPLLNKLWEPQASELAQVRLAEDYDVFISKVQLDSILVNYTRSGSLLFRKLVCAFFNDATLANSLPNGKRKRGLNDNRKGLDQNIVGAIKVFTEKYCTEHRIEKLPGPRDWVQILQDQIKLARKRLKRDAAEAEKNSNGPSTSCDYK, from the exons ATGGAGTTAGGGGGAaggaagaggagaaggaagTCGCAGAGCTTTAAACTGGTCACGGATGAAG ACTCTGACCCTTCATATATAATGAATTCAAGCTGCAAATATGCCAACGGCGAAACTAAGGATGCTGCTGTGCCTGATG TTTGGCTGGGTGACAAAGGCATGGAGATCAAGAAGCAAATCACAGGAATGATGAGGCTTCTGAGCGACAAGACCGGCAGGGTATATCAGCGTGTTGGAACAGAGCAGGAAAGCTCAACATCAGGGCCCCAGGACAGGCATCTGAACTGGATACAGCAGCCTCCAATTTTACCTCTTGTGTCTGAGGACCACCAGAGTAACAACTGGAGCTCTGCAGGGGACCGAGAGGCTTCATCTTCATCCACATCCACCCCTATCCCCAACGGTCCAGGTTGTGGCCAGTACAGCACATGCTCCAGACCCCTCAGGATCCTCAACAACACAAAGGATTTGATTAAAGCCAACGAAGCAAATG ATGTGCTCCCTCCTGCTGTTCAGGAAGCCCCCTGCTGCATGTGTAACTGTAAGGGCACCTTGACGGCCATACTGCAGGAGCTGCGTACCATGAGGAGGCTGATGCAGACCCAGAAAG TGTCCTTTGAAAGGCAGGAGCAGGCGGCATCATCGTGCCAACCTCGCCTGGGTCCCGCCTCCACTTCTCGTTTCATGCCCCGAAAGAGGAGGCCCATCTATAAGATGGCTCCACTTAGTGTTTTCAGCAATAGAAGACCTGCTCTTTCCTCTTTAGGGGCGCCAGGGCTTAAAGCGGCACCTGCTGAATCTGGAAAAAGTGAGGAAAGTGAGAAACTAGACTCAGCTACACCCAACTCGCATCCTGTCTCTTGTGATGTGTCCGTGCTGCCATCTCAGAACAATCCAGCAGTGGTCTGCAACGCACAAAATCCTCTCCTGAACAAACTGTGGGAGCCTCAGGCGTCGGAG TTGGCCCAGGTGCGTCTTGCAGAAGATTATGATGTGTTTATCTCAAAGGTCCAGCTGGACTCCATTCTGGTCAACTATACCCGCTCTGGCAGCCTGCTGTTCCGCAAACTG GTGTGTGCCTTCTTCAACGATGCTACACTGGCTAACTCGTTGCCAAACGGAAAACGGAAGAGAGGGCTCAACGATAACCGCAAGGGCTTGGACCAGAACATTGTGGGAGCCATTAAAG TGTTTACTGAGAAATACTGCACTGAACACAGAATAGAGAAGTTGCCTGGCCCACGAGACTGGGTGCAAATCCTTCAAGATCAGATCAAACTTGCCCGGAAGAGGCTGAAAAGAG ACGCTGCAGAGGCTGAGAAAAACTCAAACGGACCATCCACAA GCTGTGATTACAAGTAG
- the sephs1 gene encoding selenide, water dikinase 1 → MSVRESFNPESYELDKNFRLTRFAELKGTGCKVPQDVLQKLLETLQENHYQEDEQFLGAVMPRLGIGMDTCVIPLRHGGLSLVQTTDYIYPIVDDPYMMGRIACANVLSDLYAMGVTECDNMLMLLGVSNKMSEKERDKVMPLIIQGFKDASEEAGTSVTGGQTVLNPWVVMGGVATTVCQPNEFIMPDNAVPGDVLVLTKPLGTQVAVAVHQWLDIPEKWNKIKLVVTQEDVELAYHEAMMNMARLNRTAAGLMHTFNAHAATDITGFGILGHAQTLARQQRSEVSFVIHNLPVLAKMAAVSKACGNMFGLMHGTCPETSGGLLICLPREQAARFCAEIKSPKYGEGHQAWIIGIVEKGNRTARIIDKPRIIEVAPQAATQNVNPTPGATS, encoded by the exons ATGTCTGTGAGGGAGTCTTTTAACCCCGAAAGCTATGAGCTGGACAAGAACTTCAGGCTCACGCGCTTTGCTGAGCTCAAGGGCACAGGCTGCAAG GTCCCCCAAGATGTCTTACAGAAGCTGCTAGAAACCTTACAGGAGAACCACTATCAAGAGGATGAACAGTTCCTGGGGGCAGTTATGCCTCGATTAG GCATAGGTATGGACACCTGTGTGATCCCTCTCAGACACGGTGGGCTGTCTTTGGTCCAGACAACAGATTACATATATCCCATCGTGGATGACCCCTACATGATG GGAAGAATAGCTTGTGCCAATGTTCTAAGTGACCTGTATGCCATGGGAGTGACGGAGTGCGACAACATGCTGATGCTTTTGGGAGTCAGCAACAAAATGTCAGAGAAA GAGAGAGACAAAGTCATGCCACTTATTATCCAGGGATTTAAAGATGCATCAGAGGAGGCCGGCACATCTGTAACTGGAGGACAAACGGTGCTCAACCCCTGGGTTGTGATGGGAGGAGTTGCCACAACAGTCTGCCAGCCCAACGAGTTTATCAT GCCAGACAACGCAGTGCCAGGGGATGTGTTGGTGTTGACCAAACCTCTTGGAACACAAGTGGCTGTTGCAGTGCACCAGTGGCTAGATATT CCTGAGAAGTGGAACAAGATAAAACTGGTGGTAACCCAGGAAGACGTAGAGCTTGCCTACCATGAAGCCATGATGAACATGGCCCGGCTCAACAGGACAG CGGCTGGCCTCATGCACACCTTCAACGCCCACGCTGCCACCGACATCACAGGGTTTGGCATCCTCGGCCATGCTCAGACGCTGGCGCGACAACAGCGAAGTGAGGTATCATTTGTGATCCACAACCTTCCAGTGCTGGCCAAGATGGCTGCCGTGTCCAAGGCCTGTGGAAACATGTTTGGACTCATGCATGGCACCTGCCCAGAAACATCAG GAGGCCTGCTTATCTGTTTGCCGCGGGAGCAGGCTGCACGGTTCTGTGCCGAGATCAAATCCCCAAAATACGGAGAGGGCCACCAAGCGTGGATCATCGGGATAGTTGAGAAAGGAAACCGCACTGCTCGCATCATCGACAAGCCGCGAATCATAGAGGTGGCACCACAAGCAGCCACACAGAATGTCAACCCAACACCTGGTGCAACTTCTTAA
- the chkb gene encoding choline/ethanolamine kinase has translation MRFRPTNYVWFFRVSSFTGDLCVSASPGCRLRHSFYSSAPLLFSRKLTMQSSRNVTHSSCHGKEDLDKADKPGPGLCGSNVTPHLAEGTGPPAEKKRVGGALLLNERNLRTPSPLFGANYDDDSEAESFRDGRSEEVDRDTRSRAFAWCRDFLSGSWKTIQEKDFQISIVSGGLSNLLYLCILPDHIHSVGEEPRQVLLRVYGAILQGVDSLVLESVMFAILAERTLGPKLYGIFPEGRLEQYLSNTRMHTDQLSDPAISAEIATKLARFHEMVMPFNKEPKWLFGTIDRYMDQVMKINFVREAHVKKYKKLMKFNLPTELESLRALLAATPSPVVFCHNDVQEGNILMLENRDHSSNEKLMLIDFEYSSYNYRGFDFGNHFCEWMYDYTYKEWPFYKATPENYPTREQQLLFIRSYLAEQRRHSDGAADQMQIEEDMIIEANRYALASHFLWGLWSIIQAKLSRIEFGYMDYAQSRFDAYFKQKKLFS, from the exons ATGCGGTTCAGACCCACCAACTATGTTTGGTTCTTCCGGGTAAGTAGCTTTACCGGCGACCTGTGTGTGTCAGCGAGCCCGGGCTGTCGCCTCAGACATTCGTTTTACTCCAGTGCTCCTCTACTCTTCTCCCGGAAGCTCACAATGCAGTCTAGTCGAAATGTGACCCATAGTAGCTGTCACGGCAAGGAGGACTTGGACAAAGCAGACAAGCCAGGGCCGGGGCTGTGTGGGAGCAACGTAACCCCTCACTTAGCAGAAGGCACCGGTCCTCCGGCGGAGAAGAAACGAGTGGGAGGCGCGCTACTCCTTAATGAGAGAAACCTGAGGACTCCGAGTCCTCTGTTTGGGGCCAATTATGATGACGACTCGGAGGCAGAGTCTTTTCGGGATGGGAGAAGCGAGGAGGTCGACCGAGACACAAGAAGTAGGGCCTTTGCTTGGTGCCGAGACTTTTTGTCCGGATCTTGGAAGACCATCCAGGAGAAAGACTTTCAAATCAGCATAGTCAG TGGTGGACTTAGTAATCTACTGTACCTGTGTATTTTGCCGGACCATATACACTCGGTGGGAGAGGAGCCACGCCAGGTGCTCCTCAGAGTCTACGGTGCCATCTTGCAG GGTGTGGACTCTCTTGTACTGGAGAGTGTTATGTTTGCCATTCTGGCAGAACGAACTTTGGGGCCCAAACTTTATGGCATCTTTCCTGAGGGACGCTTGGAACAATACCTGTCG AATACTCGCATGCACACAGATCAACTCTCGGATCCAGCCATCTCCGCTGAGATTGCCACAAAGCTGGCACGCTTCCATGAAATGGTTATGCCCTTTAACAAAGAGCCTAAATGGCTGTTTGGAACCATTGATAG ATACATGGATCAAGTGATGAAGATTAATTTTGTGCGTGAAGCACATGTGAAGAAGTACAAGAAGCTGATGAAGTTTAACCTGCCCACTGAGCTAGAGAGTCTCCG TGCGTTACTGGCAGCAACTCCATCACCAGTAGTGTTTTGCCACAATGATGTCCAAGAAG GAAACATTCTGATGCTGGAAAACAGGGACCACTCCTCGAATGAAAAACTCATGCTGATAGACTTTGAATACAGCAGTTACAACTACAG agGATTTGACTTCGGGAACCATTTTTGTGAGTGGATGTATGATTACACATACAAAGAGTGGCCTTTTTATAAAGCCACACCGGAGAACTATCCAACCAGAGAGCAGCAG CTTCTTTTCATAAGAAGTTATTTGGCAGAACAGCGAAGACACTCTGACGGCGCTGCGGACCAGATGCAAATTGAAGAGGACATGATAATCGAAGCAAACAG ATATGCACTAGCGTCACACTTCCTCTGGGGTTTATGGTCCATCATTCAAGCTAAGCTATCCCGGATTGAGTTTGGATACATG GATTATGCCCAGAGCCGTTTTGATGCTTACTTCAAGCAAAAAAAGCTGTTCTCCTGA
- the cpt1b gene encoding carnitine O-palmitoyltransferase 1, muscle isoform — protein sequence MAEAHQAVGFQFTVRPDGVDLKLSQEVIKNIYLSGVTAWKKRAIQFKNGVLAGVYPASPSSWLIVVIAMMSSLYIHLDPSLGMIDTIKENLPIKDCVSVQTRAVLSAILFATGLWLFLIYLLRYTLKFLLSYHGWIFESHGKMSTSTRVWLSLVKMFSGRRPLLYSFQASLPRLPVPSIDDTIQRYLESVRPLLDGKQYNQMEILAYDFQESKAAQLQRYLILKSWWATNYVSDWWEEYIYLRGRSPIMVNSNFYIMDLLYMNPTHRQAARAGNVVHAMLQYRRKLERGEHAPLRALGTVPMCSTQMERMFNTTRIPGIETDIVQHLTDRKHLIVYHKGRFFQVWLYTGGRHLLPSELETQFQRILNDTSEPQPGELKLAALTAGNRVPWARARIKYFSQGVNKVSLDAIESAAFFLALDDEPEGYDPANTKSLDSYAKSLLHGKCYDRWFDKSFTLISYPNGKMGVNVEHSWADAPIVGHMWEYVLATDCFHLGYTEEGHCKGNVNRGLSLPNRLQWQISKECREVIDTSYLTAKQIADDVDFHGYLFSDFGKGLIKRCRTSPDAFIQLALQLAQFRDQGVFCLTYESSMTRMFRDGRTETVRSCTSEAAAFVRAMEDAGGTNGQRLALFQKAAEKHQNMYRMAMTGFGIDRHLFCLYIVSKYLGVDSPFLTKVLSEPWKLSTSQTPQQQLNLVDINKFPKYVGAGGGFGPVADDGYGVSYIIVGENLVTFHISSKFSSPNTDSCRFGQHIQRAMIDIQALFKLENNKKAVEHAKYVQLENGKKHI from the exons ATGGCTGAGGCGCATCAGGCAGTTGGTTTCCAGTTCACTGTGCGCCCGGATGGAGTGGACCTTAAATTAAGCCAAGAGGTCATCAAAAATATCTACCTGTCAGGAGTGACAGCATGGAAGAAGAGAGCTATTCAATTTAAG AATGGTGTGCTGGCTGGAGTCTACCCTGCCAGTCCGTCCAGTTGGCTCATAGTTGTGATCGCTATGATGAGTTCCTTGTATATTCACTTAGATCCTTCTCTCGGAATGATTGATACCATCAAGGAAAACCTGCCAATCAA AGACTGTGTGTCAGTGCAGACCAGAGCAGTGCTGAGTGCCATCCTGTTTGCCACTGGACTGTGGCTGTTCCTCATCTACCTCTTGAGATACACTCTCAAATTTCTACTCTCCTACCATGGCTGGATTTTTGAATCCCACGGAAAAATGAGTACATCAACTAGAGTGTGGCTG AGCCTGGTAAAGATGTTCTCTGGACGCAGGCCACTTCTCTACAGTTTCCAGGCTTCCTTACCCCGACTTCCAGTGCCCAGCATAGATGATACCATTCAGAGG TACCTTGAGTCAGTGCGTCCTCTGCTGGACGGTAAACAGTACAACCAAATGGAGATTTTGGCCTATGACTTTCAAGAATCCAAAGCAGCCCAGCTACAGAGATATTTGATCCTAAAATCCTGGTGGGCAACAAATTAT GTAAGCGACTGGTGGGAGGAGTACATCTATCTCAGGGGCAGGAGTCCCATTATGGTCAACAGCAACTTCTATATAATG GACCTCTTGTATATGAACCCAACACACCGCCAGGCTGCACGGGCCGGAAATGTGGTCCATGCGATGCTGCAGTACAGACGCAAACTAGAGCGTGGTGAACATGCACCG CTGAGGGCTTTAGGAACTGTTCCTATGTGCTCCACTCagatggagaggatgtttaacACCACCCGGATCCCTGGCATTGAAACAG ATATTGTGCAACACCTGACTGATCGAAAGCACCTGATTGTCTATCACAAAGGCCGGTTCTTCCAAGTATGGCTGTACACTGGAGGGCGCCACCTCTTACCGAGTGAGCTGGAGACACAGTTTCAAAGAATCCTGAACGATACATCAGAACCCCAACCAGGAGAACTCAAACTAGCTGCCCTGACTGCAGGAAACAG AGTTCCATGGGCTCGGGCTCGGATTAAATATTTCAGTCAGGgagtaaacaaagtgtccctggATGCCATTGAGTCAGCTGCCTTCTTCTTGGCACTTGATGATGAGCCGGAGGGTTATGATCCAGCAAACACCAAGTCACTTGATAGTTATGCCAAGTCCTTGCTGCATGGAAAATGTTATGACAG GTGGTTTGACAAGTCTTTCACCTTAATTTCATATCCAAATGGAAAGATGGGTGTAAATGTTGAACATTCTTGGGCTGATGCACCAATCGTAGGACACATGTGGGAG TATGTTCTGGCAACAGACTGCTTTCATCTCGGCTACACAGAGGAAGGGCATTGTAAAGGGAATGTGAACAGGGGCCTGTCTTTGCCCAATCGACTACAGTGGCAGATTTCAAAGGAG TGCCGAGAGGTCATTGACACTTCATACCTGACAGCCAAGCAGATAGCTGATGACGTGGACTTCCATGGCTATCTGTTTTCTGACTTTGGCAAAGGCCTAATCAAGAGGTGCAGGACGAGCCCTGATGCCTTTATTCAGCTGGCCCTGCAGCTAGCACAGTTCAGG GACCAGGGCGTGTTCTGTCTGACGTACGAGTCATCAATGACTCGAATGTTCAGAGATGGACGGACAGAGACGGTACGCTCCTGcacctctgaggctgctgcttttGTCAGAGCCATGGAGGACGCAGGTGGAACG AATGGCCAAAGACTCGCATTGTTTCAGAAGGCAGCAGAGAAGCATCAAAACATGTACCGTATGGCCATGACTGGATTTGGAATCGATCGTCACCTCTTCTGTCTCTACATAGTGTCAAAATACTTGGGTGTTGACTCGCCGTTTCTTACGAAG GTGCTTTCAGAGCCTTGGAAGTTGTCAACAAGCCAGACTCCACAGCAGCAGCTCAATTTAGTTGACATTAACAAGTTCCCTAAATATGTGGGTGCTGGAGGTGGATTTGGCCCC GTGGCGGATGATGGCTACGGTGTGTCTTATATCATTGTTGGGGAAAATCTCGTCACATTCCACATCTCCAGCAAGTTCTCCAGTCCTAACACA GACTCATGCCGGTTTGGTCAGCACATTCAGAGGGCCATGATTGATATTCAAGCGCTTTTCAAGCTTGAAAATAATAAGAAGGCAGTAGAGCATGCAAAGTATGTGCAGCTGGAAAATGGGAAAAAGCACATATAA